A window of Hevea brasiliensis isolate MT/VB/25A 57/8 chromosome 14, ASM3005281v1, whole genome shotgun sequence contains these coding sequences:
- the LOC110670788 gene encoding putative disease resistance protein RGA3 gives MAEMILSFVVDATLSRVASLITDEIIGAWNLKDDLKDLQDSLTMISGVLQDAEEQQTRKEHVRLWLKKLKEVAYEAEDAFDELAYENLRRKVEMQRQDQSGTEIRNCFSFSKGTRCVKKAALHFKMAHKVKNINESLNKIKNDAMGFGLQIISRQPQMNLDRLTNSVLDNPVMGREADVSKIVNLLSCSCDQVLTVVPIVGMGGLGKTTLAKLVCQEAIEGKKLFDLKIWVCVSDHFDYGRILGEMLQTLDGSMGGVTNIDAILGHLTKALEGKKFLLVLDDVWNNESERWNELKTCLIRIIRNNGNAILVTTRTEEVASIVETSTHYRYKLGGLCHDACWSIMKERALIGSGRTSIPTDLEGIGREIAKKCGGVPLAAKVLGGTMGFKMDKEDWLSIGSNDVLNASDGRKDNVESILKLSFDHLPSYLKSCFTYCSVFPKDALIEKEQLIRLWMAEGLVGCNEDEGNKYFNALLQNSFFQDAERDKYENVRWCKMHDLVHDLALSLSNSETLTLENCSAADDISCIRRAHVDRRKASILAAFPTGGCKKLRSLFIDGFELDNSRKLKSLRALLLYGIKNLPSSVGKLKHLRFLDVSWTDIEVLPESIAQLYNLQTLRFLCCESLKEVPGNKICNLISLSHIEFDNDDHMPSKVGQLTCLQTLSLFVVGPDRGGSIQELECLNQLGGKLKITHLEEVRDKEEAKKSNLQGKKKLKALKFDWSDGRESNSNDEQVLEGLEPHPNIERIKVESYMGEKFPLWLYMMKISSEGDSFTVFDKLVELKLSNCRCCEELPRLGHLPRLKTLIIEGMPNIRCIGNEFYGIDSGSTSNGGKSFPALKKLDFSYMKSLVEWKAPAVDEGGETSVFSCLEKLNIVHCPLLAKIPLSDSSSLVTLEIVSCEELIYLFEELQVHSFPSLKSITIRRCHKLICLPSGLKSFTSLESLVISYCHGLTSVPEYLGELHSLRLLEIRDCEMLSCFPETILGGLTRLRELRIGNFSKELDSFAYLNSIQDLSSLESLTIYGDCKDRIKSLPDQLQRLTALNSLSIWYFYGLEAFPEWLGNLSSLQILEIGCCKNLKYFPTATAMQRLPKLRNLWILGCSLLKNNCAEGSGSEWSKISHIPNIWMGD, from the exons ATGGCTGAAATGATCCTCAGTTTCGTGGTGGATGCAACTTTGTCCAGGGTAGCTTCGCTCATCACCGATGAAATCATCGGTGCTTGGAATCTCAAGGACGACCTGAAAGACCTTCAAGATTCCCTCACCATGATTAGTGGTGTGCTTCAAGATGCAGAGGAGCAGCAAACCAGAAAGGAGCATGTCAGGCTCTGGCTGAAGAAGCTCAAAGAAGTAGCTTATGAGGCCGAGGATGCCTTTGATGAGTTGGCCTATGAGAATCTTCGACGAAAGGTTGAGATGCAAAGGCAAGACCAATCAGGAACAGAG ATACGAAACTGTTTTTCATTCTCCAAAGGCACTCGTTGTGTTAAAAAGGCAGCACTTCATTTCAAAATGGCCCACAAAGTTAAGAATATAAATGAATCGTTGAATAAGATTAAGAATGATGCTATGGGTTTTGGACTTCAGATTATATCAAGACAGCCTCAAATGAACTTGGATCGGCTGACAAACTCAGTCCTTGACAACCCAGTTATGGGGAGGGAAGCTGATGTCTCTAAGATTGTGAACTTGCTGAGTTGCTCCTGTGACCAAGTTCTTACCGTTGTTCCCATAGTGGGGATGGGCGGTCTGGGAAAGACAACGTTAGCTAAACTGGTGTGTCAAGAAGCAATAGAAGGAAAAAAGCTTTTTGATCTTAAAATATGGGTCTGTGTCTCTGATCACTTTGATTACGGAAGAATTTTAGGGGAAATGCTGCAAACTCTTGATGGAAGTATGGGTGGAGTTACCAACATAGATGCAATACTTGGACATCTTACAAAGGCGTTGGAAGGCAAAAAGTTCCTACTGGTTCTTGATGATGTTTGGAATAATGAATCTGAGAGGTGGAATGAGTTGAAAACTTGTTTGATAAGAATTATTAGAAACAATGGAAATGCTATTCTTGTCACAACTCGTACGGAGGAAGTGGCATCAATAGTGGAGACTTCTACTCATTACAGGTATAAACTGGGTGGGTTATGTCATGATGCATGCTGGTCCATTATGAAGGAAAGGGCACTGATTGGAAGTGGAAGAACATCAATCCCCACAGACTTGGAGGGCATTGGAAGGGAGATTGCCAAAAAATGTGGAGGAGTTCCATTAGCTGCAAAAGTTTTAGGTGGGACAATGGGCTTCAAAATGGATAAGGAAGACTGGTTGTCAATTGGAAGCAATGATGTTTTGAATGCATCAGACGGTAGAAAAGATAATGTTGAGTCTATATTGAAGCTCAGTTTTGATCACTTGCCTTCATATCTGAAGTCATGTTTCACATATTGTTCAGTTTTCCCGAAAGATGCTCTGATTGAAAAAGAACAATTAATTCGGTTGTGGATGGCTGAAGGTCTTGTAGGATGCAATGAAGATGAGGGCAACAAGTACTTTAATGCCTTACTTCAGAATTCCTTTTTCCAAGATGCTGAAAGGGACAAATATGAGAATGTTAGATGGTGCAAGATGCATGATCTTGTGCATGACCTTGCATTGTCACTTTCAAATTCTGAGACATTGACTTTGGAAAATTGTTCTGCTGCTGATGACATATCATGCATTCGTCGTGCACACGTAGATAGGCGAAAGGCATCCATTTTAGCGGCATTTCCAACAGGTGGTTGTAAGAAGTTGCGTAGTTTATTCATAGATGGTTTTGAGCTTGATAATTCTCGGAAGCTGAAAAGCTTGCGGGCCCTACTTCTTTATGGTATCAAAAACTTGCCATCTTCGGTTGGTAAGTTGAAACATTTGAGATTTCTTGACGTCTCATGGACTGACATCGAAGTGTTGCCTGAATCCATCGCCCAGCTCTATAATTTGCAAACATTGAGATTCCTTTGCTGCGAATCACTTAAGGAGGTTCCTGGAAATAAAATATGCAATCTGATCAGCTTGAGTCACATTGAATTTGATAATGATGACCATATGCCATCTAAGGTGGGGCAGTTAACTTGTCTCCAAACACTATCACTATTTGTCGTGGGTCCAGATAGGGGAGGCAGCATTCAAGAATTAGAATGCTTAAATCAACTAGGTGGCAAGTTGAAAATAACTCATCTTGAGGAGGTGAGAGACAAAGAAGAAGCCAAGAAGTCAAATCTACAGgggaaaaagaaattaaaagccCTTAAATTTGATTGGAGTGATGGAAGAGAAAGTAACAGTAATGATGAGCAAGTGTTGGAAGGTCTTGAGCCTCACCCAAACATAGAGAGAATAAAggtagaaagttacatgggtgaAAAGTTCCCGCTGTGGCTGTATATGATGAAAATTTCTAGTGAAGGCGATTCTTTTACAGTATTCGATAAGTTGGTGGAGCTTAAATTGAGCAATTGTAGATGCTGTGAAGAACTCCCAAGGCTTGGACATCTTCCTCGTCTTAAAACGCTCATAATAGAAGGAATGCCTAACATAAGATGTATAGGGAATGAATTCTATGGCATTGACAGTGGAAGCACAAGCAATGGAGGGAAATCGTTTCCAGCATTAAAAAAATTAGACTTCAGTTACATGAAGAGTTTAGTTGAATGGAAGGCACCAGCAGTAGATGAAGGAGGCGAAACATCTGTATTTTCTTGCCTTGAAAAATTGAACATTGTGCATTGTCCCTTGTTGGCAAAAATTCCATTAAGTGATAGTTCATCGCTTGTCACATTGGAAATCGTAAGTTGTGAAGAATTGATTTACTTATTTGAAGAACTGCAAGTACACTCCTTCCCCTCTCTTAAAAGCATTACAATTAGACGGTGTCATAAATTAATTTGtcttccaagtggactgaaatccttCACTTCTCTGGAATCATTGGTGATAAGTTACTGCCACGGCCTAACATCTGTTCCTGAATATTTAGGAGAATTGCATTCTCTTCGTCTTTTAGAAATAAGAGACTGTGAAATGTTGAGTTGCTTTCCAGAGACAATATTAGGAGGCCTCACACGATTAAGGGAATTAAGAATTGGCAATTTCTCGAAGGAGTTGGATTCTTTCGCTTATCTGAATTCAATCCAAGACCTCTcatcccttgaatccttaactatATATGGGGATTGTAAAGATAGAATAAAGTCTCTGCCAGATCAACTTCAACGCCTCACTGCCCTAAACTCATTGTCTATATGGTATTTCTATGGATTAGAAGCTTTCCCAGAGTGGTTGGGCAACCTTTCGTCCCTtcaaattcttgaaattgggtgttgtaagaatttgaagtatttTCCTACAGCTACAGCCATGCAACGCCTCCCCAAATTAAGGAATCTGTGGATTCTAGGTTGTTcccttcttaagaataattgcgcCGAAGGAAGTGGCTCTGAGTGGTCAAAGATTTCTCATATCCCAAACATATGGATGG GGGATTAA
- the LOC110670792 gene encoding ribosome biogenesis protein NOP53, which yields MVDLWENEGECDKKTRKVFKPSVIPAVEVEPPGCSFNPSFEAHQDSLAQAVAEEMQKVYKSELGPEPVPLNVPGEQKVIDEEDMYFLEADDDEEDLIENEDAAQPKKKKGLLKQRG from the exons ATGGTCGACTTGTGGGAAAATGAAg GTGAATGTGACAAGAAAACTAGAAAG GTATTCAAACCATCAGTTATTCCAGCAGTGGAAGTTGAGCCTCCAGGATGCTCATTTAATCCTTCATTTGAAGCTCATCAG GATTCATTGGCCCAAGCTGTTGCAGAGGAAATGCAGAAAGTCTATAAAAGTGAGTTGGGACCTGAACCAGTTCCATTAAATGTCCCAGGGGAGCAGAAAGTAATTGATGAAGAAGAT ATGTACTTTCTTGAGGCGGATGATGATGAGGAGGATTTAATAGAGAATGAGGATGCTgcacaaccaaaaaaaaaaaagg GTCTATTGAAACAAAGAGGGTGA